One stretch of Cyanobacterium stanieri LEGE 03274 DNA includes these proteins:
- a CDS encoding M90 family metallopeptidase, whose amino-acid sequence MFDIYFIVVFLILILFCAFILALRVNKKRQSIYSSPINQEWISFLENNVYLYRKLPNQYKPQLHNYIKVFIAEKEFIGKEGIEVTEQMKLIIASQACLLLLDNNPNFLHPHKSNYFPYLKFIYIYPDRIEKKFNKNAPESSLLLGQSSVGYKSGKDGNILFSWLDVKLESQSHNTESNVVLHEFSHQLDQEFGNATGTPRLKNLEATLTWQNIFKIEYQKLCLSMKKQEYTIIDKYGATNPVEFFAVATEAFFLKGKLMAVNHPLLYEQLREYYQLDPALW is encoded by the coding sequence ATGTTCGATATTTATTTCATAGTAGTATTTTTAATACTAATTCTTTTTTGTGCATTTATTTTAGCCCTTAGAGTAAATAAAAAAAGACAATCAATTTATTCATCACCCATTAATCAAGAGTGGATTAGTTTTCTTGAAAATAACGTTTATTTATACCGTAAACTACCTAATCAATATAAACCCCAATTACATAATTATATTAAAGTATTTATTGCTGAAAAAGAATTTATAGGCAAAGAAGGCATCGAAGTTACTGAGCAAATGAAACTAATTATTGCTTCCCAAGCCTGTTTATTATTACTCGATAATAATCCGAACTTTTTACATCCTCATAAAAGTAATTATTTTCCATATCTAAAATTTATCTATATTTATCCTGACAGAATAGAGAAAAAATTTAATAAAAATGCTCCCGAAAGTAGTTTATTATTAGGTCAATCATCGGTGGGTTATAAATCAGGGAAAGATGGTAATATTCTTTTTTCTTGGTTAGATGTCAAACTAGAATCACAATCTCATAATACAGAAAGTAACGTAGTTTTACATGAATTTAGCCATCAATTAGACCAAGAATTTGGTAATGCTACAGGTACTCCTAGATTAAAGAATTTAGAAGCTACTTTAACCTGGCAAAATATCTTTAAAATAGAGTATCAAAAATTATGTTTATCCATGAAAAAACAAGAATATACTATTATTGATAAATACGGGGCAACCAATCCCGTTGAATTTTTTGCAGTGGCTACGGAGGCTTTTTTTCTCAAAGGAAAATTAATGGCGGTAAATCATCCTTTATTATATGAACAATTAAGGGAATATTATCAATTAGATCCTGCTTTATGGTAA
- a CDS encoding NAD(P)H-dependent glycerol-3-phosphate dehydrogenase — translation MTTENLKTIIIGAGAWGTSLCFLLNRAGFECEVWSRRAEKSLEEVVKDADVIISAISMKGVVAVSQQLKEIGLKDKAIIVTATKGLDFETTLTPSQIWQETFPNHAVIVLSGPNLSKEIKKGLPAATVLASNDTEAAELVQSMFASDIFRVYVNNDPIGTELGGTLKNVMAIASGVCDGLNLGTNAKAALLTRALPEMIRVGTHLGASVETFFGLSGLGDLLATCDSPLSRNYQVGMGLSQGKALDDILENLEGTAEGVNTANVLIKLANKEKIPVPISYQVYLLLKGKVSAVEAVENLMARELKEEFWYLEF, via the coding sequence ATGACTACTGAAAATCTTAAAACAATTATTATTGGTGCAGGGGCATGGGGTACAAGTTTATGTTTTTTGCTTAACCGTGCAGGATTTGAATGTGAGGTGTGGAGTCGTCGGGCGGAAAAGTCTTTAGAAGAAGTGGTAAAGGATGCGGATGTCATTATTTCCGCTATTTCCATGAAGGGGGTTGTGGCGGTTAGTCAACAACTTAAGGAAATCGGTTTAAAGGATAAGGCTATTATTGTTACTGCTACTAAGGGTTTAGATTTTGAGACTACCCTTACCCCTTCTCAAATTTGGCAGGAGACTTTTCCTAACCATGCAGTAATAGTATTATCAGGGCCTAATCTTTCTAAGGAAATTAAAAAAGGTTTACCTGCAGCTACGGTATTGGCGAGTAATGATACGGAAGCGGCGGAGTTGGTACAAAGTATGTTTGCTTCTGATATTTTTAGGGTATATGTTAATAATGACCCCATTGGTACAGAATTGGGCGGTACATTAAAAAATGTAATGGCGATCGCCTCTGGGGTCTGTGATGGGTTAAACTTAGGTACAAATGCAAAAGCTGCCCTTTTAACTAGAGCATTGCCAGAAATGATTAGGGTAGGTACTCATTTGGGGGCATCGGTGGAAACATTTTTTGGTTTATCAGGGTTAGGAGATTTACTAGCTACCTGTGATAGCCCCTTATCCCGTAATTACCAAGTAGGTATGGGATTATCCCAAGGGAAGGCTTTAGATGACATTTTAGAGAATTTAGAAGGCACAGCAGAAGGGGTTAACACCGCTAATGTATTGATAAAATTAGCTAATAAAGAAAAAATACCCGTACCCATTTCCTATCAAGTTTATTTACTCTTAAAAGGAAAAGTATCTGCTGTGGAAGCTGTAGAAAACCTCATGGCGAGGGAATTAAAAGAAGAATTCTGGTATTTAGAATTTTAA